The following are encoded together in the Nocardioides okcheonensis genome:
- the lysA gene encoding diaminopimelate decarboxylase, with protein MPTAHPSGWAHADGALRGPHWLREPADPNALVPHLWSRTAAKTDGVLAVGGVALPDLVREHGSPAYVLDEADFRARATAFRDAFDGYDVFYAGKAFLCTTVARWLAEDGLSLDVCSGGELTVAERAGFPMARVGFHGNNKTLAELERAVALGVGRVIVDSFDEVERLAEVVSRLAGARTSTTEGIGVMVRVTAGVEAHTHEYIATAHEDQKFGFSIASGDALEAVRRVHAAPGLRLLGLHSHIGSQIFDTSGFEVAARRVLALHARVREELGVEMPEMDLGGGFGIAYTTQDDPSEPQALADGITAIVEHECRALGIARPRLSIEPGRAIVGPSMCTVYEVGTVKEVALDGGARRSYVSVDGGMSDNIRTALYDADYSATLASRGSDAGATLARVVGKHCEAGDIVVKDEFLPGDVRPGDLVAVPGTGAYCRSMASNYNHALRPPVIGVRDGRTFTVLRRETEADLLATDVGVL; from the coding sequence GTGCCGACCGCCCACCCGTCCGGCTGGGCGCACGCCGACGGCGCGCTGCGCGGCCCGCACTGGCTGCGCGAGCCGGCCGACCCCAACGCCCTCGTGCCGCACCTCTGGTCGCGCACGGCCGCCAAGACCGACGGCGTGCTGGCGGTCGGCGGCGTCGCGCTGCCCGACCTGGTCCGTGAGCACGGCTCACCGGCGTACGTCCTCGACGAGGCCGACTTCCGCGCCCGGGCCACGGCCTTCCGTGACGCCTTCGACGGCTACGACGTGTTCTACGCCGGCAAGGCATTTCTCTGCACGACGGTCGCGCGCTGGCTGGCCGAGGACGGCCTGAGCCTCGACGTCTGCTCGGGCGGCGAGCTCACCGTCGCCGAGCGGGCCGGCTTCCCGATGGCGCGGGTCGGCTTCCACGGCAACAACAAGACCCTCGCCGAGCTCGAGCGGGCGGTCGCGCTCGGGGTCGGCCGGGTCATCGTCGACTCCTTCGACGAGGTGGAGCGGCTGGCGGAGGTGGTCTCGAGGCTCGCTGGCGCTCGCACCTCGACCACCGAGGGCATCGGCGTGATGGTCCGGGTGACGGCCGGCGTCGAGGCCCACACCCACGAGTACATCGCCACCGCCCACGAGGACCAGAAGTTCGGGTTCTCGATCGCGAGCGGAGACGCGCTGGAGGCGGTCCGCCGGGTGCACGCCGCCCCCGGGCTGCGGCTGCTCGGCCTGCACTCCCACATCGGCAGCCAGATCTTCGACACCTCGGGCTTCGAGGTCGCGGCCCGCCGGGTGCTGGCGCTGCACGCCCGGGTGCGCGAGGAGCTCGGCGTCGAGATGCCCGAGATGGACCTCGGCGGGGGTTTCGGCATCGCCTACACCACCCAGGACGACCCGTCCGAGCCGCAGGCGCTGGCCGACGGGATCACCGCGATCGTCGAGCACGAGTGCCGGGCGCTCGGCATCGCCCGCCCGCGGCTGTCGATCGAGCCCGGCCGCGCGATCGTCGGGCCGTCGATGTGCACCGTCTACGAGGTCGGCACCGTCAAGGAGGTCGCCCTCGACGGCGGCGCGCGGCGCTCGTACGTCTCGGTCGACGGCGGGATGAGCGACAACATCCGCACCGCCCTCTACGACGCGGACTACTCCGCCACCCTCGCCTCGCGCGGCTCGGACGCGGGCGCGACCCTGGCGCGGGTGGTCGGCAAGCACTGCGAGGCCGGCGACATCGTCGTCAAGGACGAGTTCCTGCCCGGCGACGTGCGTCCCGGCGACCTCGTCGCGGTGCCCGGCACGGGCGCGTACTGCAGATCCATGGCGTCGAACTACAACCACGCGCTGCGTCCTCCGGTGATCGGAGTTCGGGACGGGAGGACTTTCACCGTCCTGCGACGAGAGACTGAGGCCGACCTGTTGGCGACCGATGTGGGTGTTCTCTGA
- a CDS encoding homoserine dehydrogenase has protein sequence MTDGDKRLRVAVLGCGAVGSQVVRLLSEQRDDLAARVGASVELVGVAVRRLDAPREVEVPEGLLTTDAAGLVTRDDVDLVVEVIGGIEPARGLILSALENGASVVTANKALLAEDGPTLFEAAAKAERDLYYEAAVAGAIPILRPLRESLAGDKVTRVLGIVNGTTNFILDKMDTSGAGFSEALQEAQELGYAEADPTADVEGFDAAAKAAILASLAFHSRVTASDVHREGIAEVTAADVASARDMGAVVKLLAICELRGDQVAARVHPAMIPRSHPLASVRGAYNAVFVESEAAGQLMFYGPGAGGAPTASAVLGDLVTVARNRLAGTRGAGESAYADRAVQPMGETRTRYHVAIDVDDRAGVLAAVANAFADHDVSIQTVRQEGRGADAQLVVVSHAAPDAALSATVRQLREMDIVREVTSVMRVEGGDE, from the coding sequence ATGACTGACGGTGACAAGCGACTGCGGGTGGCCGTGCTGGGCTGCGGTGCGGTCGGCTCCCAGGTGGTGCGGCTGCTCAGCGAGCAGCGCGACGACCTGGCCGCACGGGTCGGCGCGTCGGTCGAGCTGGTGGGCGTCGCGGTGCGCCGCCTGGACGCCCCCCGCGAGGTCGAGGTGCCCGAGGGACTGCTGACCACGGACGCGGCCGGGCTGGTCACCCGCGACGACGTCGACCTGGTCGTCGAGGTGATCGGCGGCATCGAGCCGGCGCGCGGGCTGATCCTCTCGGCGCTGGAGAACGGTGCGAGCGTGGTCACCGCCAACAAGGCGTTGCTCGCCGAGGACGGCCCGACGCTGTTCGAGGCCGCGGCGAAGGCCGAGCGCGACCTCTACTACGAGGCGGCGGTCGCCGGCGCCATCCCGATCCTGCGCCCGCTGCGCGAGTCGCTCGCCGGCGACAAGGTGACCCGGGTGCTCGGCATCGTCAACGGCACCACCAACTTCATCCTCGACAAGATGGACACGTCCGGCGCCGGCTTCTCCGAGGCGCTGCAGGAGGCCCAGGAGCTCGGCTACGCCGAGGCCGACCCCACCGCCGACGTCGAGGGCTTCGACGCCGCCGCCAAGGCCGCGATCCTGGCGAGCCTGGCCTTCCACTCGCGGGTGACCGCCTCCGACGTGCACCGCGAGGGCATCGCGGAGGTGACCGCCGCCGACGTCGCCAGCGCCCGCGACATGGGCGCCGTGGTCAAGCTGCTCGCGATCTGCGAGCTGCGCGGCGACCAGGTCGCGGCCCGCGTGCACCCCGCGATGATCCCGCGGTCCCACCCGCTGGCGAGCGTGCGCGGCGCCTACAACGCGGTGTTCGTCGAGTCCGAGGCAGCCGGCCAGCTGATGTTCTACGGCCCCGGCGCCGGCGGTGCGCCCACGGCGAGCGCCGTCCTCGGCGACCTGGTGACGGTCGCCCGCAACCGCCTCGCCGGGACCCGCGGCGCGGGGGAGTCGGCCTACGCCGACCGCGCCGTGCAGCCGATGGGGGAGACCCGCACCCGCTACCACGTGGCGATCGACGTCGACGACCGCGCCGGCGTGCTCGCGGCGGTGGCCAACGCGTTCGCCGACCACGACGTGTCCATCCAGACCGTGCGGCAGGAGGGCCGTGGGGCCGACGCGCAGCTCGTCGTCGTCTCGCACGCCGCGCCCGACGCCGCGCTGAGCGCCACCGTCCGGCAGCTGCGCGAGATGGACATCGTTCGCGAGGTCACCTCGGTGATGCGCGTGGAGGGCGGCGACGAATGA
- the thrC gene encoding threonine synthase, producing MSPATHQWRGLIEEYRDLIDLLPDGLEAVTLREGGTPLVHSGWLSSLTGGQVWLKVEGDNPTGSFKDRGMTTAISVAKHEGAEAVVCASTGNTSASMAAYAAKAGLKPLVLVPEGKIAAGKMAQAVVHGAQIIMVRGNFDHCLQMAKGLAWSYPVALVNSVNPVRLQGQKTAAFEICDFLGDAPDYHLLPVGNAGNISAYWMGYEQYADLGRASKRPVMRGFQAEGASPLVTGEPFPDPETKATAIRIGNPASWKLAEAAAHESGGRFAAVSDAQILAAQVELARHDGVFVEPASAAGIAGLLAELAAGESYAGATVAITVTGHGLKDTATALESFGDVVNTVVDADVDAAAAAAGLV from the coding sequence ATGAGCCCGGCGACCCACCAGTGGCGCGGCCTGATCGAGGAGTACCGCGACCTCATCGACCTGCTGCCCGACGGCCTCGAGGCGGTCACCCTGCGCGAGGGCGGGACGCCGCTGGTGCACTCCGGCTGGCTCTCCTCGCTCACCGGCGGCCAGGTCTGGCTCAAGGTGGAGGGCGACAACCCGACCGGCTCGTTCAAGGACCGCGGGATGACCACCGCGATCTCGGTGGCGAAGCACGAGGGTGCCGAGGCGGTCGTCTGCGCCTCCACCGGCAACACGTCGGCGTCGATGGCGGCCTACGCCGCGAAGGCCGGCCTCAAGCCGCTCGTGCTCGTCCCCGAGGGCAAGATCGCCGCCGGCAAGATGGCGCAGGCGGTCGTGCACGGCGCCCAGATCATCATGGTCCGCGGCAACTTCGACCACTGCCTCCAGATGGCCAAGGGCCTCGCGTGGAGCTACCCGGTGGCGCTGGTCAACTCGGTCAACCCCGTGCGGCTGCAGGGGCAGAAGACCGCGGCGTTCGAGATCTGCGACTTCCTCGGCGACGCCCCCGACTACCACCTCCTGCCCGTGGGCAACGCCGGCAACATCTCGGCGTACTGGATGGGCTACGAGCAGTACGCCGACCTCGGCCGGGCCAGCAAGCGGCCCGTGATGCGGGGCTTCCAGGCCGAGGGCGCCTCTCCGCTGGTCACCGGTGAGCCGTTCCCCGACCCGGAGACGAAGGCGACCGCGATCCGGATCGGCAACCCGGCCTCGTGGAAGCTCGCCGAGGCCGCGGCGCACGAGTCCGGCGGCCGGTTCGCCGCCGTCAGCGACGCGCAGATCCTCGCCGCGCAGGTCGAGCTCGCCCGCCACGACGGCGTCTTCGTCGAGCCCGCGTCGGCCGCCGGCATCGCCGGGCTGCTCGCCGAGCTCGCGGCGGGGGAGTCCTACGCCGGCGCGACCGTGGCGATCACGGTGACCGGGCACGGGCTCAAGGACACCGCCACCGCTCTCGAGTCGTTCGGCGACGTCGTCAACACGGTCGTCGACGCCGACGTCGACGCGGCCGCGGCCGCGGCCGGGCTCGTCTGA